A window from Amblyomma americanum isolate KBUSLIRL-KWMA chromosome 7, ASM5285725v1, whole genome shotgun sequence encodes these proteins:
- the LOC144096769 gene encoding uncharacterized protein LOC144096769 isoform X1, which yields MWLLLMRSCTSQDDFRMKRGLVSSCIDLFVSFGKEMASDDDLGDLPSCPFICAKGWTFLTANSYTICVDTHPVLHASKPDEAFKLLFFAHFAFNIQYQKETSLCLEFTQRAIAGINPARGTKVQKNGGKQHCLSSRVAALVTALKDYDF from the exons ATGTGGTTGCTtttgatgcggagctgcacttcgcaagatgACTTCCGCATGAAGAGGGGCTTGGTGTCTTCGTGCATCGATTTATTCGTTTCATTTGGAAAG GAGATGGCCAGCGACGATGACTTGGGGGATCTGCCAAGCTGTCCTTTCATCTGCGCGAAAG GATGGACTTTTCTCACTGCTAATTCATACACAATCTGCGTGGACACCCATCCAGTGCTTCATGCATCGAAGCCAGACGAGGCCTTCAAGCTGCTGTTCTTTGCCCATTTTGCTTTTAACATCCAGTACCAGAAGGAGACGAGCCTGTGCTTGGAATTCACACAGAG ggctattgcaggtattaatcctgcaagaggaacaaaggtgcaaaagaatggcgggaAGCAGCACTGCCTGTCATCAAGAGTGGCTGCACTCGTAACGGCTTTGAAAGACTATGACTTTTAG
- the LOC144096769 gene encoding uncharacterized protein LOC144096769 isoform X2, producing the protein MASDDDLGDLPSCPFICAKGWTFLTANSYTICVDTHPVLHASKPDEAFKLLFFAHFAFNIQYQKETSLCLEFTQRAIAGINPARGTKVQKNGGKQHCLSSRVAALVTALKDYDF; encoded by the exons ATGGCCAGCGACGATGACTTGGGGGATCTGCCAAGCTGTCCTTTCATCTGCGCGAAAG GATGGACTTTTCTCACTGCTAATTCATACACAATCTGCGTGGACACCCATCCAGTGCTTCATGCATCGAAGCCAGACGAGGCCTTCAAGCTGCTGTTCTTTGCCCATTTTGCTTTTAACATCCAGTACCAGAAGGAGACGAGCCTGTGCTTGGAATTCACACAGAG ggctattgcaggtattaatcctgcaagaggaacaaaggtgcaaaagaatggcgggaAGCAGCACTGCCTGTCATCAAGAGTGGCTGCACTCGTAACGGCTTTGAAAGACTATGACTTTTAG